One part of the Amaranthus tricolor cultivar Red isolate AtriRed21 chromosome 16, ASM2621246v1, whole genome shotgun sequence genome encodes these proteins:
- the LOC130802254 gene encoding DNA ligase 6 isoform X2, whose protein sequence is MNITETLNLTLKSSDLYLQIKNSLSPLSISSLPPFPPNFPISKLIPKTRFIIDGFRNSGDFSFTYFLSHFHADHYTGLTSSWSRGIIFCSQITAKLVIEVIGVQSDFVYPLPMNETVLIDGCEVTLIDANHCPGAVQFLFKVPLNGGKFERFVHTGDFRFCSDMKLLPVLSNYVGCDAVFLDTTYCDPKFVFPVQDESIDYVVSVIERFGSENRNARKSVLFLVATYVIGKERILVEIARKCRCKVYVDSRKMTILRALGYENEDVFTEDESASDVHVVGWNVLGETWPYFRPNFVKMKEIMVEKEYSKVVGFVPTGWTYEVKRTKFSVRKKDSFEIHLVPYSEHSNYNELREYVKFLKPKCVIPTVGSDVENVDSKHAIKMRKHFAGLVDEMANKQEFLMGFYRVTDRKEIVEVGDSVIELDKGVEQLKDACDVKQDHNSGSVSMCSTAVMCEPGSEESASLCDKEKDEILQELQDCLPNWISVNQMLELVKIFGRNTVDAVSYFYEHETEFYEECGKPVLPCQSNLKTDCTTSSNHILEESTSEKLVKSPKQSLKFLPLKQSVVCSGSPVKRKRNPENKHNKKGKVNPNAEPGGIKQSTITKFFSKSSGVVSPASIAPPLSGTCSEEKRSSPVHSSKLYEEELKKFIQVVEGSELMKSYAAELMEKARGNIDMALDMHYSNSEVSHGGNQKSLNVSSISATCEVPEASLSSQGQERSEAGDKVYKSVQESLADNMAANYVSLPPEKYSPIEHACWKQGQPAPYLHLARTFDLVEGEKGKTKATSMLSNMFRSLVALSPEDVLPAVYLCTNKIAADHENMELNIGGSLVASALEESCGTNRSKIREMYNNLGDLGDVAQECRQTQSLLVTPSPLLIRDVYSTLRKISVQKGNGSTSRRKSLIISMMRSCREKEMKFIVRTLVRNLRIGAMMRTVLPALAQAVALNSYDEEAGKNLKQLLQGLSTAAIEAYNILPDLNLLVPSLMSKGIEFSASTLSMRPGVPIRPMLAKITNGAPQLLKIFQDKAFTCEYKYDGQRAQIHKLADGSVRIFSRNGDETTSKFPDLVNIILELCNPCAESFIIDAEVVGIDRKNGHKFLSFQELSARERGSKDSLVSLDRIKVDICILAFDAMFVNGEKLLDSPLRQRRQRMKDLFCREKPGFFEYAKEITVEADEALPDSEDALKKINIFLEDAFKSSCEGIMVKSLDVDAGYYASKRADSWLKVKRDYMDGVGDSLDLVPIGAWYGNGRKAGWYSPFLMACYNPDSEEFESLCRVMTGFTDVFYKEVWNDGSFHGFSSVGRGIGKSFKSAYF, encoded by the exons AAAACTCATTCCGAAAACTCGTTTCATCATCGATGGCTTCCGAAATTCGGGAGATTTTTCATTCACCTACTTTCTCTCGCACTTTCATGCCGATCACTACACTGGTCTCACTTCCTCGTGGTCTCGCGGCATCATTTTTTGTTCTCAAATCACCGCGAAGCTCGTCATTGAAGTTATTGGAGTTCAATCGGATTTTGTTTATCCGTTACCGATGAATGAAACTGTTTTAATTGATGGATGTGAGGTAACTTTAATTGATGCTAATCATTGTCCTGGTGCTGTTCAATTTTTGTTTAAAGTTCCTCTTAATGGTGGTAAATTTGAACGTTTTGTTCATACCGGCGATTTTAGGTTTTGTAGTGATATGAAATTATTGCCTGTTTTGAGTAATTATGTTGGTTGTGATGCTGTTTTTCTTGATACGACCTATTGTGATCCCAAATTTGTGTTTCCTGTGCAAGACGAGTCTATTGATTATGTCGTTAGTGTGATTGAGAGGTTTGGGAGTGAAAATAGAAATGCGAGgaaaagtgttttgtttcttgttgCGACTTATGTTATTGGAAAAGAGAGGATTTTGGTGGAAATTGCGCGTAAGTGTAGGTGTAAGGTGTATGTGGATAGTAGGAAAATGACGATTTTACGTGCATTGGGATATGAGAATGAGGATGTGTTTACGGAAGATGAGTCGGCTAGTGATGTTCATGTTGTAGGGTGGAATGTTTTGGGGGAGACTTGGCCGTATTTTCGACCTAATtttgtgaagatgaaggaaATTATGGTCGAGAAGGAGTATTCAAAGGTTGTGGGGTTTGTTCCTACTGGGTGGACTTATGAAGTGAAGAGGACTAAGTTTTCTGTTAGGAAGAAAGATTCGTTTGAGATTCATCTAGTGCCTTACAGTGAGCATTCAAACTATAATGAGCTTAGAGAGTATGTCAAGTTTTTAAAGCCAAAGTGCGTGATCCCTACAGTGGGCTCTGATGTTGAGAATGTAGATAGCAAACATGCTATTAAGATGCGAAAACATTTTGCAGGATTAGTGGATGAAATGGCTAACAAGCAAGAgtttttgatgggtttttatcGTGTAACTGACAGAAAAGAAATAGTTGAGGTGGGTGATTCGGTGATTGAATTGGACAAGGGTGTAGAACAACTAAAAGATGCGTGTGACGTGAAGCAAGATCATAATAGTGGTTCGGTTTCTATGTGTTCTACAGCTGTTATGTGCGAACCAGGCTCAGAAGAATCTGCTTCTTTATGTGATAAAGAAAAAGATGAGATCTTGCAAGAGCTTCAGGACTGTTTGCCCAATTGGATATCTGTAAATCAAATGCTAGAACTTGTTAAAATATTCGGTAGAAATACTGTTGATGCTGTTTCTTATTTTTATGAACATGAAACGGAATTTTATGAGGAGTGTGGGAAACCTGTCCTACCGTGTCAGTCAAATTTGAAAACTGATTGCACAACGTCTTCGAATCACATTCTTGAGGAGAGCACTTCTGAAAAACTTGTGAAGTCACCAAAGCAAAGCCTCAAATTTCTGCCATTGAAGCAGTCAGTTGTTTGCAGTGGCTCCCCAGTTAAAAGGAAGAGGAACCCAGAGAATAAGCACAATAAGAAGGGAAAAGTTAATCCAAATGCTGAACCTGGTGGCATAAAGCAATCTACAATAACCAAGTTCTTCAGTAAAAGTAGTGGAGTAGTTAGTCCTGCAAGCATTGCTCCTCCCTTGTCCGGCACATGCTCTGAAGAAAAACGTTCATCTCCTGTACATTCCTCTAAGCTTTACGAGGAAGAGTTGAAGAAATTTATACAGGTTGTGGAAGGCAGTGAATTAATGAAAAGTTACGCTGCAGAACTTATGGAAAAGGCCAGAGGAAATATTGACATGGCACTGGACATGCACTATAGCAATTCTGAGGTTAGTCATGGTGGTAATCAGAAAAGTCTGAATGTTAGTAGCATATCAGCAACATGTGAAGTTCCAGAGGCTAGCCTCTCTAGCCAAGGGCAAGAAAGGTCTGAAGCTGGTGATAAAGTTTATAAATCTGTGCAAGAATCGTTGGCTGACAACATGGCTGCTAACTATGTATCACTACCACCTGAGAAGTATTCTCCGATAGAACATG CTTGCTGGAAGCAAGGTCAGCCTGCTCCATATTTACACTTGGCACGGACTTTTGATCTTGTTGAAGGTGAAAAGGGAAAAACTAAAGCTACCTCTATGCTTTCAAATATGTTTAGAAG TTTGGTGGCTTTGTCTCCCGAGGATGTTCTTCCTGCTGTTTATCTCTGCACAAATAAGATTGCTGCTGACCATGAAAATATG GAACTAAACATTGGCGGGAGTTTGGTTGCATCTGCTCTTGAAGAGTCATGTGGAACCAATAGATCAAAGATAAGAGAAATGTACAACAATCTTGGTGATCTTG GGGATGTTGCACAAGAGTGTCGGCAAACACAGTCGCTGCTTGTCACTCCTTCACCCCTTTTGATTCGTGATGTTTATTCTACACTTCGAAAAATTAG CGTACAGAAAGGCAATGGAAGCACAAGTAGAAGGAAAAGCCTCATTATCAGTATGATGCGATCTTGCAGAGAGAAGGAAATGAAGTTCATTGTCAGGACTTTG GTGAGGAACCTACGAATTGGAGCCATGATGAGAACAGTTCTTCCAGCATTGGCTCAAGCAGTGGCACTGAATAGTTATGATGAAGAAGCTGGCAAAAATCTGAAGCAATTGCTTCAG GGCCTTTCTACAGCTGCTATTGAAGCTTATAATATTCTTCCGGACTTG AATTTGCTCGTGCCTTCTCTTATGAGCAAAGGCATAGAGTTTTCCGCCTCTACATTGTCTATGCGACCAGGTGTTCCTATTAGGCCCATGCTTGCTAA AATAACTAATGGGGCTCCGCAATTACTGAAAATATTCCAGGATAAAGCCTTTACTTGTGAGTACAA GTATGATGGTCAACGTGCACAAATTCACAAACTCGCTGATGGTTCTGTGCGCATCTTCTCAAGAAATGGGGATGAGACAACTTCAAAATTTCCAGATTTAGTGAATATTATTCTGGAGTTATGTAATCCTTGTGCAGAGTCTTTCATTATTGATGCAGAG gTGGTTGGAATTGATCGAAAAAATGGACATAAGTTTTTATCCTTTCAAGAGCTATCTGCTCGAGAGAGAGGAAGCAAAGATTCCTTGGTTTCATTGGATAGAATCAAG GTTGACATCTGTATTCTTGCATTTGATGCCATGTTCGTCAATGGAGAGAA GTTATTGGATTCCCCACTTAGGCAAAGACGGCAGC GTATGAAAGATCTCTTTTGTCGAGAGAAACCAGGTTTTTTTGAATACGCAAAGGAAATAACT GTAGAAGCAGATGAAGCTCTTCCGGACAGTGAAGATGCTttgaaaaagataaatattttccTGGAAGATGCGTTTAAGTCTTCTTGTGAAGGAATTATGGTTAAGTCACTAGATGTTGATGCTGGTTACTATGCTTCAAAACGTGCTGATTCATGGTTGAAG GTAAAGCGAGATTATATGGATGGGGTAGGGGACTCCCTTGATTTAGTCCCCATTGGTGCCTGGTATGGTAATGGGAGAAAGGCAGGATG gTATAGTCCTTTCCTAATGGCATGTTACAATCCTGATTCCGAGGAATTTGAAAGCTTATGCCGTGTAATGACCGGATTTACCGATGTTTTTTACAAAGAG GTCTGGAATGATGGAAGTTTTCATGGGTTTTCTTCTGTGGGAAGAGGTATTGGAAAGAGTTTTAAAAGTGCATATTTCTGA
- the LOC130802254 gene encoding DNA ligase 6 isoform X1: protein MNITETLNLTLKSSDLYLQIKNSLSPLSISSLPPFPPNFPISKLIPKTRFIIDGFRNSGDFSFTYFLSHFHADHYTGLTSSWSRGIIFCSQITAKLVIEVIGVQSDFVYPLPMNETVLIDGCEVTLIDANHCPGAVQFLFKVPLNGGKFERFVHTGDFRFCSDMKLLPVLSNYVGCDAVFLDTTYCDPKFVFPVQDESIDYVVSVIERFGSENRNARKSVLFLVATYVIGKERILVEIARKCRCKVYVDSRKMTILRALGYENEDVFTEDESASDVHVVGWNVLGETWPYFRPNFVKMKEIMVEKEYSKVVGFVPTGWTYEVKRTKFSVRKKDSFEIHLVPYSEHSNYNELREYVKFLKPKCVIPTVGSDVENVDSKHAIKMRKHFAGLVDEMANKQEFLMGFYRVTDRKEIVEVGDSVIELDKGVEQLKDACDVKQDHNSGSVSMCSTAVMCEPGSEESASLCDKEKDEILQELQDCLPNWISVNQMLELVKIFGRNTVDAVSYFYEHETEFYEECGKPVLPCQSNLKTDCTTSSNHILEESTSEKLVKSPKQSLKFLPLKQSVVCSGSPVKRKRNPENKHNKKGKVNPNAEPGGIKQSTITKFFSKSSGVVSPASIAPPLSGTCSEEKRSSPVHSSKLYEEELKKFIQVVEGSELMKSYAAELMEKARGNIDMALDMHYSNSEVSHGGNQKSLNVSSISATCEVPEASLSSQGQERSEAGDKVYKSVQESLADNMAANYVSLPPEKYSPIEHACWKQGQPAPYLHLARTFDLVEGEKGKTKATSMLSNMFRSLVALSPEDVLPAVYLCTNKIAADHENMELNIGGSLVASALEESCGTNRSKIREMYNNLGDLGDVAQECRQTQSLLVTPSPLLIRDVYSTLRKISVQKGNGSTSRRKSLIISMMRSCREKEMKFIVRTLVRNLRIGAMMRTVLPALAQAVALNSYDEEAGKNLKQLLQGLSTAAIEAYNILPDLNLLVPSLMSKGIEFSASTLSMRPGVPIRPMLAKITNGAPQLLKIFQDKAFTCEYKYDGQRAQIHKLADGSVRIFSRNGDETTSKFPDLVNIILELCNPCAESFIIDAEVVGIDRKNGHKFLSFQELSARERGSKDSLVSLDRIKVDICILAFDAMFVNGEKLLDSPLRQRRQRMKDLFCREKPGFFEYAKEITVEADEALPDSEDALKKINIFLEDAFKSSCEGIMVKSLDVDAGYYASKRADSWLKVKRDYMDGVGDSLDLVPIGAWYGNGRKAGWYSPFLMACYNPDSEEFESLCRVMTGFTDVFYKEMKGFFSGDKILPQKPLYYRTDEIPDVWFSAETVWEIKGADLTVSPVHKAGVGIVHPSRGISMRFPRFIRSLSDRRPEDCSTSTDVSEMFHSQTRKMDVSGVH from the exons AAAACTCATTCCGAAAACTCGTTTCATCATCGATGGCTTCCGAAATTCGGGAGATTTTTCATTCACCTACTTTCTCTCGCACTTTCATGCCGATCACTACACTGGTCTCACTTCCTCGTGGTCTCGCGGCATCATTTTTTGTTCTCAAATCACCGCGAAGCTCGTCATTGAAGTTATTGGAGTTCAATCGGATTTTGTTTATCCGTTACCGATGAATGAAACTGTTTTAATTGATGGATGTGAGGTAACTTTAATTGATGCTAATCATTGTCCTGGTGCTGTTCAATTTTTGTTTAAAGTTCCTCTTAATGGTGGTAAATTTGAACGTTTTGTTCATACCGGCGATTTTAGGTTTTGTAGTGATATGAAATTATTGCCTGTTTTGAGTAATTATGTTGGTTGTGATGCTGTTTTTCTTGATACGACCTATTGTGATCCCAAATTTGTGTTTCCTGTGCAAGACGAGTCTATTGATTATGTCGTTAGTGTGATTGAGAGGTTTGGGAGTGAAAATAGAAATGCGAGgaaaagtgttttgtttcttgttgCGACTTATGTTATTGGAAAAGAGAGGATTTTGGTGGAAATTGCGCGTAAGTGTAGGTGTAAGGTGTATGTGGATAGTAGGAAAATGACGATTTTACGTGCATTGGGATATGAGAATGAGGATGTGTTTACGGAAGATGAGTCGGCTAGTGATGTTCATGTTGTAGGGTGGAATGTTTTGGGGGAGACTTGGCCGTATTTTCGACCTAATtttgtgaagatgaaggaaATTATGGTCGAGAAGGAGTATTCAAAGGTTGTGGGGTTTGTTCCTACTGGGTGGACTTATGAAGTGAAGAGGACTAAGTTTTCTGTTAGGAAGAAAGATTCGTTTGAGATTCATCTAGTGCCTTACAGTGAGCATTCAAACTATAATGAGCTTAGAGAGTATGTCAAGTTTTTAAAGCCAAAGTGCGTGATCCCTACAGTGGGCTCTGATGTTGAGAATGTAGATAGCAAACATGCTATTAAGATGCGAAAACATTTTGCAGGATTAGTGGATGAAATGGCTAACAAGCAAGAgtttttgatgggtttttatcGTGTAACTGACAGAAAAGAAATAGTTGAGGTGGGTGATTCGGTGATTGAATTGGACAAGGGTGTAGAACAACTAAAAGATGCGTGTGACGTGAAGCAAGATCATAATAGTGGTTCGGTTTCTATGTGTTCTACAGCTGTTATGTGCGAACCAGGCTCAGAAGAATCTGCTTCTTTATGTGATAAAGAAAAAGATGAGATCTTGCAAGAGCTTCAGGACTGTTTGCCCAATTGGATATCTGTAAATCAAATGCTAGAACTTGTTAAAATATTCGGTAGAAATACTGTTGATGCTGTTTCTTATTTTTATGAACATGAAACGGAATTTTATGAGGAGTGTGGGAAACCTGTCCTACCGTGTCAGTCAAATTTGAAAACTGATTGCACAACGTCTTCGAATCACATTCTTGAGGAGAGCACTTCTGAAAAACTTGTGAAGTCACCAAAGCAAAGCCTCAAATTTCTGCCATTGAAGCAGTCAGTTGTTTGCAGTGGCTCCCCAGTTAAAAGGAAGAGGAACCCAGAGAATAAGCACAATAAGAAGGGAAAAGTTAATCCAAATGCTGAACCTGGTGGCATAAAGCAATCTACAATAACCAAGTTCTTCAGTAAAAGTAGTGGAGTAGTTAGTCCTGCAAGCATTGCTCCTCCCTTGTCCGGCACATGCTCTGAAGAAAAACGTTCATCTCCTGTACATTCCTCTAAGCTTTACGAGGAAGAGTTGAAGAAATTTATACAGGTTGTGGAAGGCAGTGAATTAATGAAAAGTTACGCTGCAGAACTTATGGAAAAGGCCAGAGGAAATATTGACATGGCACTGGACATGCACTATAGCAATTCTGAGGTTAGTCATGGTGGTAATCAGAAAAGTCTGAATGTTAGTAGCATATCAGCAACATGTGAAGTTCCAGAGGCTAGCCTCTCTAGCCAAGGGCAAGAAAGGTCTGAAGCTGGTGATAAAGTTTATAAATCTGTGCAAGAATCGTTGGCTGACAACATGGCTGCTAACTATGTATCACTACCACCTGAGAAGTATTCTCCGATAGAACATG CTTGCTGGAAGCAAGGTCAGCCTGCTCCATATTTACACTTGGCACGGACTTTTGATCTTGTTGAAGGTGAAAAGGGAAAAACTAAAGCTACCTCTATGCTTTCAAATATGTTTAGAAG TTTGGTGGCTTTGTCTCCCGAGGATGTTCTTCCTGCTGTTTATCTCTGCACAAATAAGATTGCTGCTGACCATGAAAATATG GAACTAAACATTGGCGGGAGTTTGGTTGCATCTGCTCTTGAAGAGTCATGTGGAACCAATAGATCAAAGATAAGAGAAATGTACAACAATCTTGGTGATCTTG GGGATGTTGCACAAGAGTGTCGGCAAACACAGTCGCTGCTTGTCACTCCTTCACCCCTTTTGATTCGTGATGTTTATTCTACACTTCGAAAAATTAG CGTACAGAAAGGCAATGGAAGCACAAGTAGAAGGAAAAGCCTCATTATCAGTATGATGCGATCTTGCAGAGAGAAGGAAATGAAGTTCATTGTCAGGACTTTG GTGAGGAACCTACGAATTGGAGCCATGATGAGAACAGTTCTTCCAGCATTGGCTCAAGCAGTGGCACTGAATAGTTATGATGAAGAAGCTGGCAAAAATCTGAAGCAATTGCTTCAG GGCCTTTCTACAGCTGCTATTGAAGCTTATAATATTCTTCCGGACTTG AATTTGCTCGTGCCTTCTCTTATGAGCAAAGGCATAGAGTTTTCCGCCTCTACATTGTCTATGCGACCAGGTGTTCCTATTAGGCCCATGCTTGCTAA AATAACTAATGGGGCTCCGCAATTACTGAAAATATTCCAGGATAAAGCCTTTACTTGTGAGTACAA GTATGATGGTCAACGTGCACAAATTCACAAACTCGCTGATGGTTCTGTGCGCATCTTCTCAAGAAATGGGGATGAGACAACTTCAAAATTTCCAGATTTAGTGAATATTATTCTGGAGTTATGTAATCCTTGTGCAGAGTCTTTCATTATTGATGCAGAG gTGGTTGGAATTGATCGAAAAAATGGACATAAGTTTTTATCCTTTCAAGAGCTATCTGCTCGAGAGAGAGGAAGCAAAGATTCCTTGGTTTCATTGGATAGAATCAAG GTTGACATCTGTATTCTTGCATTTGATGCCATGTTCGTCAATGGAGAGAA GTTATTGGATTCCCCACTTAGGCAAAGACGGCAGC GTATGAAAGATCTCTTTTGTCGAGAGAAACCAGGTTTTTTTGAATACGCAAAGGAAATAACT GTAGAAGCAGATGAAGCTCTTCCGGACAGTGAAGATGCTttgaaaaagataaatattttccTGGAAGATGCGTTTAAGTCTTCTTGTGAAGGAATTATGGTTAAGTCACTAGATGTTGATGCTGGTTACTATGCTTCAAAACGTGCTGATTCATGGTTGAAG GTAAAGCGAGATTATATGGATGGGGTAGGGGACTCCCTTGATTTAGTCCCCATTGGTGCCTGGTATGGTAATGGGAGAAAGGCAGGATG gTATAGTCCTTTCCTAATGGCATGTTACAATCCTGATTCCGAGGAATTTGAAAGCTTATGCCGTGTAATGACCGGATTTACCGATGTTTTTTACAAAGAG ATGAAGGGTTTTTTCTCTGGAGACAAGATCTTGCCCCAAAAACCCTTATATTACCGGACAGATGAAATTCCTGATGTGTGGTTTTCAGCTGAAACGGTATGGGAGATAAAAGGTGCAGACCTTACTGTATCACCAGTTCACAAGGCTGGTGTTGgaatcgttcatccttcacgaGGTATTTCAATGAGGTTTCCGAGATTTATACGTTCTCTCTCAGACAGACGACCAGAAGATTGTAGTACATCGACAGATGTTTCTGAAATGTTTCATTCTCAGACTCGGAAAATGGATGTAAGTGGTGTTCATTAG